A stretch of Candidatus Methylomirabilota bacterium DNA encodes these proteins:
- a CDS encoding DUF3300 domain-containing protein, whose protein sequence is MRILRKIVATVVAVVLMIPATLIAQELPRPIPFSPVPFSPVPFSNEDLEQLAAPVALYPDPLLAQVLMAATYPVEVVQAARFVQANPTLRDSRLGEALRYQNWDDSVKALVSFPQILAMMDGKLDWTQRLGDAFLAQEQDLMDAVQVLRARAQAQGTLTSSPQQVVTMQAPYIYIQPASPQVIYVPVYNPLIVFGPWPYPARQPYYYRPAGWPVATGFFGLGGGIFVGFGLWGTCDWHRHVVFVDVARYRRFTEVVNVEGRRGGIEHGRIGPREGDRLAWQHDVRHRENVEVRHTAAQQHVAAPRPAVVPSREPFRGRVEQPRVEQPRAEQPRVEQRRVEHPRAEQPRAGQPRVEQPRAEQGRPQPGRGGQEAVRPSVQPAPRPESSRPQPGDSPRVQARVQANPGPAPAQRREPGERGHENRESVAPTSPSVRNAHVAAVATGSVHEASSPSASSGSVQGGGARR, encoded by the coding sequence ATGAGAATCTTGAGGAAAATCGTGGCGACCGTCGTTGCCGTCGTTCTAATGATCCCCGCGACACTGATCGCCCAGGAGCTGCCACGGCCCATACCGTTCTCGCCCGTACCGTTTTCCCCCGTACCGTTTTCCAATGAAGATCTCGAACAGCTCGCCGCGCCGGTTGCGCTCTATCCGGACCCTCTGCTGGCGCAGGTGTTGATGGCCGCCACCTATCCCGTCGAGGTCGTGCAGGCGGCCCGGTTCGTCCAGGCCAACCCCACTCTTAGGGATAGCCGGCTGGGCGAGGCGCTCAGGTACCAGAACTGGGATGACAGCGTGAAGGCGCTCGTCTCCTTCCCGCAGATCCTCGCCATGATGGACGGCAAGCTCGACTGGACCCAGCGGCTCGGCGATGCCTTCCTGGCTCAGGAGCAGGATCTGATGGACGCCGTGCAGGTGCTCCGCGCTCGGGCGCAGGCGCAAGGCACGCTCACCAGCTCACCACAGCAGGTCGTGACGATGCAGGCCCCCTACATCTATATCCAGCCGGCCAGCCCGCAGGTGATCTACGTGCCGGTCTACAACCCTCTCATCGTCTTCGGGCCGTGGCCCTATCCGGCTCGCCAGCCGTACTACTACCGCCCGGCCGGATGGCCCGTGGCCACGGGCTTCTTCGGGTTGGGCGGCGGCATCTTCGTCGGGTTCGGGCTCTGGGGGACTTGCGACTGGCACCGCCACGTCGTCTTCGTCGACGTCGCCCGGTATCGCCGCTTCACCGAGGTCGTGAACGTCGAAGGACGACGGGGCGGGATCGAGCACGGGAGGATCGGGCCGCGGGAGGGTGATCGGCTCGCGTGGCAGCACGACGTCCGGCATCGGGAGAACGTCGAGGTCCGCCATACGGCAGCGCAGCAGCACGTGGCCGCTCCGAGGCCGGCTGTTGTCCCGTCCCGCGAGCCCTTCCGGGGTCGTGTGGAGCAGCCGCGAGTAGAGCAGCCACGGGCGGAGCAGCCGCGCGTGGAGCAGCGGCGGGTGGAGCATCCGCGGGCTGAACAGCCGAGGGCGGGACAGCCTCGAGTGGAGCAGCCGCGGGCAGAGCAGGGCCGCCCGCAGCCAGGGCGCGGCGGACAGGAAGCGGTCCGGCCGAGCGTCCAGCCGGCGCCACGGCCCGAGTCCAGCCGGCCCCAGCCGGGAGACTCGCCGCGCGTGCAGGCGCGCGTCCAGGCGAACCCCGGCCCTGCGCCCGCACAGCGACGGGAGCCCGGCGAGCGTGGTCATGAGAACCGGGAGAGCGTCGCTCCGACCAGTCCCTCCGTCCGGAATGCGCACGTCGCGGCCGTCGCGACCGGAAGCGTCCATGAAGCGAGCAGCCCAAGCGCCTCGAGCGGCAGCGTCCAGGGCGGCGGGGCGCGGCGATGA